GATTCCTCTGATTCAGCATGGGAAATTGCTTGCAGAGAGGCCATGGAAGGCGGGAGGAAGAGGCGAAGCAACAGCAACAAGAAGAGAGAACAAAAGGGCTTGAGAAAGAGAGTGTGGATTTTGTCAAAGGCGGCGGCAGCGGCAGCGGTGGTGGTGGTTTGAAGGTGAAGATAGTTCTGACGAAGGAGGAGTTGCAGTGGTTAATGATTCAGCTGAAAAgcaataaagggaaaaaattagaAGACGTTTTGGCTGAAATCGGGAAAGAAAGATCAGGGAAAGTTGAACCTTGGAAACCTTCTTTGGAAAGCATAATGGAGGGCCCTGAAGCTCTTGAGAtggataaatgaaactttattaatcttcttcttttttctcaaaattttcctGATTTCATCTGTCATATAAAATACCTTTTTCAGGTTTTTCTGAGAccactttcttcttctcctttgaggttttcatcatcttcttctttcttgtcCTCTGAGGTTTTTGATTTGGATGATGATCCAAAATGTCTAAGAAGTGAAGTATTTGAGGCTTTGAGATATCTTTCATGACCCAAATTCACTTCATGTGTACTTGTAGCCCTGGCTGTAATTAAATgctagttatatttttttttccagcaaAAGCATTTACACCTTTTTATCTCTGTTTTCCTTCGATTAATCACAACGATGAGCTCCTAATTGGATAGCCGAgtgtttttatgtgattaagtaattttaaattaaagataaattaatattaagtcacataataatatatcattaacgtatttaaaattaaatgcacATGACATTATTCGAATAAGAATCCAGAGGAAAATATTAGCATTTCCTCTTAATTGGTTAGAGATTGAAATGGGTTCTTGAGAATCAAATCATATGCAAcattaaatgaaagaaaagagtGAAACGGGTCTAAATTTCGAGCTCATAAATTTGAGAATTGAACAATTTCTGGTAGGATTGGGTTGGCAACTCTGTTTATTGTTGTGTCTTTGGACAAGCCATTCACCTTCTTTGTTATaatgccaaaagacttattctcgtATAAGGTTTAGGGTAAATACAGACTCTCATccgaaaaatttttaaaatttaaatatttatttatc
This sequence is a window from Mangifera indica cultivar Alphonso chromosome 20, CATAS_Mindica_2.1, whole genome shotgun sequence. Protein-coding genes within it:
- the LOC123204758 gene encoding uncharacterized protein LOC123204758 → MGNCLQRGHGRREEEAKQQQQEERTKGLEKESVDFVKGGGSGSGGGGLKVKIVLTKEELQWLMIQLKSNKGKKLEDVLAEIGKERSGKVEPWKPSLESIMEGPEALEMDK